A single Aspergillus puulaauensis MK2 DNA, chromosome 7, nearly complete sequence DNA region contains:
- the aglA gene encoding putative alpha-galactosidase (CAZy:GH27;~COG:G;~EggNog:ENOG410PWII;~InterPro:IPR000772,IPR002241,IPR035992,IPR041233, IPR017853,IPR013780,IPR013785;~PFAM:PF17801,PF00652,PF16499;~SECRETED:SignalP(1-18);~go_function: GO:0003824 - catalytic activity [Evidence IEA];~go_function: GO:0004553 - hydrolase activity, hydrolyzing O-glycosyl compounds [Evidence IEA];~go_process: GO:0005975 - carbohydrate metabolic process [Evidence IEA]): MFNRIFMLSLLHMADAMAQPILPLPPMGFNNWARYETNISEAIFVDAADSMIKHGLLSAGYNRINLDDAWSTKERASNGSMVWDDTKFPRGLYWLTAHLKSNGFIPGIYTDAGNLSCGGYPGALDHEQIDYDDFTKWGFEYLKMDGCNMPDPSTEEVYHEVYSRWHSLLSSVENPMIFSDSAPAYFADKDNLTDWYTIMGWAQKYGQLARHSDDIQTYPDGASWDSMMNNYNYHVRLARYQKPGYFNDPDFLNVDHPSYSLDERKSHFALWCAFSAPLILSTDLTAITPEEVEYLTNTELIAVNQDRLIQQATLVSRDKTWDVLSKSLENGDRVLVALNKGDSVADITIPWARIGFPPSAVRHVKSLRVKNLWTGETIDVSSSESGIAADSVASHGTAVFRIANSAGPVTPTGLIFNTRSMKCLTDSSSGNVVFATCDGSDAQTWSIRSDGHISSVLSPEDCIVDKEGVVLSSRSGCDSDSWSYDVSGNLVNGNSNNCLTEAANGAATAVVCGYELNEQVHGLPVGVTVGN; encoded by the coding sequence ATGTTCAACCGTATCTTCATGCTCTCGCTGCTTCACATGGCTGATGCCATGGCCCAGCCCATTCTTCCTTTACCGCCGATGGGCTTTAACAACTGGGCCCGCTACGAAACCAATATCAGCGAGGCGATTTTCGTCGATGCTGCCGATTCCATGATCAAGCATGGGCTGCTCTCCGCTGGCTACAACCGCATCAACCTTGACGACGCATGGTCAACTAAAGAGCGAGCCTCAAATGGCTCCATGGTCTGGGATGACACAAAATTCCCCCGGGGCCTCTACTGGCTCACGGCCCATCTCAAGTCCAACGGCTTCATCCCAGGAATCTATACCGATGCCGGCAATCTCTCCTGTGGCGGATACCCTGGTGCTCTCGACCACGAGCAGATCGACTACGACGATTTTACTAAATGGGGCTTCGAGTATCTGAAAATGGACGGCTGTAATATGCCTGATCCCAGCACTGAGGAAGTCTATCATGAGGTCTACAGCCGTTGGCACAGCCTGCTCTCGTCCGTAGAGAACCCGATGATATTCTCTGACTCTGCCCCGGCGTATTTTGCCGACAAGGACAATTTGACCGACTGGTACACTATCATGGGATGGGCCCAGAAGTATGGCCAACTGGCGCGCCACTCGGACGATATCCAGACTTATCCTGACGGAGCCTCCTGGGATAGCATGATGAACAACTACAACTATCATGTCCGCCTGGCGCGCTACCAGAAGCCGGGCTACTTCAACGACCCCGACTTTCTGAATGTGGACCATCCCTCGTATAGTCTTGACGAGAGGAAAAGCCACTTTGCCCTTTGGTGCGCGTTTTCCGCGCCCCTGATTCTTAGCACGGACTTGACAGCTATCACACCTGAAGAGGTCGAGTACCTCACTAATACAGAGCTCATCGCCGTCAACCAGGACAGGCTGATCCAGCAGGCCACACTTGTTAGCCGTGATAAGACGTGGGATGTCCTGTCCAAGAGCCTTGAAAACGGAGACCGCGTGCTCGTTGCCCTGAACAAGGGCGACTCGGTTGCCGACATTACAATCCCATGGGCGCGCATTGGTTTCCCTCCCAGCGCCGTCCGGCATGTGAAGAGTTTAAGAGTCAAGAACTTATGGACTGGAGAGACTATTGACGTCTCCAGCAGTGAAAGCGGTATTGCGGCGGACAGTGTCGCCTCCCATGGAACTGCTGTCTTCCGTATTGCCAACTCCGCTGGTCCTGTTACTCCTACTGGCCTTATATTCAACACACGCAGCATGAAGTGTCTCACCGATAGCTCCTCTGGCAACGTCGTCTTCGCTACATGCGATGGATCTGACGCGCAGACCTGGAGTATTCGATCGGATGGCCATATCAGTAGCGTGCTGAGCCCTGAAGATTGCATCGTCGACAAGGAGGGGGTGGTTCTGTCTTCCCGGTCTGGCTGTGATTCGGATTCTTGGAGCTACGACGTCTCGGGTAATCTAGTTAATGGCAATTCCAATAACTGCCTGACGGAGGCTGCCAATGGAGCTGCTACTGCTGTTGTGTGCGGATATGAGCTTAACGAGCAGGTACATGGCTTGCCTGTTGGTGTCACTGTTGGCAATTAG
- a CDS encoding fungal specific transcription factor domain-containing protein (COG:S;~EggNog:ENOG410PUSU;~InterPro:IPR007219;~PFAM:PF04082;~TransMembrane:1 (o466-485i);~go_function: GO:0003677 - DNA binding [Evidence IEA];~go_function: GO:0008270 - zinc ion binding [Evidence IEA];~go_process: GO:0006351 - transcription, DNA-templated [Evidence IEA]), whose amino-acid sequence MPSNLELEVNIHRYLRSLEKRLEAIEGSRQRTESSSRRHQLGDDATGHDVSCPRDTVSPAPQHRGPSSIVVDANVSIGTSFTQLILRSIYGRDSTTHAVTTPDEMRAGNEPGVLHDDLYALPANAAAVLNRYFEHRHLLTPLFHQPSARVMFDAALNCPSQERYKHRPAFVILNMILALCTSHWLEDRATITARKHYDIAMALLQPTLLREWSLECVQALLLGARYLQTTSRGDECWNVLGLAVRIAYGLRLHQEPPSTDPIPLRETKRRIWYVAYMLDMHWSMVYERPPSARSSDFSVSLPEDLDDDCIQEQRILYPSPRQPSNMSFFLQNVKLYRIVEKAITDTATPRNPAELLVSLDNDYQEWLRERPPHLILDIENPNNEPAWILALRGNMVCILIHRQSLELSLHQQQSRSEAAKPESSMTDNILRSSHRICVTAAIESIDIVELRHEQTKKTAGLDWYNIYYLFNAVITLVSYILNPLYSSDRRALDKMDKALHMIKSMSRNHSFAKWAHSFLQQLTSYMHQLLVPQEEGHTQTETLRQSTSQGYTFANDGIASLPATTTGAPTGFPDSSADPFQLDLQTIFGNAQDLSANLETQLESFSAGDLAADPMWMFGDGGHGV is encoded by the exons ATGCCCAGTAATCTAGAGCTAGAAGTCAACATCCACAGGTACTTGCGCAGTCTGGAAAAGCGCCTCGAGGCTATAGAGGGATCCCGGCAGCGAACAGAGAGCAGCTCGCGAAGACACCAACTGGGAGACGATGCTACAGGCCATGACGTGTCTTGTCCCAGGGATACAGTATCTCCTGCACCGCAACACCGAGGCCCGTCGTCAATCGTGGTGGATGCGAATGTCTCCATCGGAACGTCCTTTACGCAGTTAATCCTCCGCAGCATCTATGGACGCGATTCAACAACACACGCAGTGACAACCCCCGATGAGATGCGTGCTGGTAATGAGCCTGGGGTGCTCCATGACGACCTATACGCTCTACCAGCCAATGCAGCCGCAGTGCTGAATCGGTATTTCGAACACAGACACCTTCTCACCCCGCTGTTCCACCAGCCCAGCGCTAGAGTAATGTTCGACGCGGCGCTGAACTGTCCATCCCAGGAACGATATAAACATCGACCTGCTTTTGTAATCCTTAATATGATTCTTGCGCTGTGCACCTCGCATTGGCTGGAGGATCGGGCCACCATTACCGCGCGGAAACACTACGATATCGCCATGGCTCTGCTTCAACCTACTCTCCTCCGTGAATGGAGTCTAGAATGTGTCCAGGCTTTGCTTCTTGGGGCTAGGTACCTCCAAACAACCAGTCGAGGCGACGAATGCTGGAATGTCCTAGGCCTTGCAGTTCGGATAGCTTACGGGTTACGTCTCCATCAAGAACCACCAAGCACAGACCCGATTCCGCTCCGCGAAACTAAACGCAGGATATGGTATGTTGCGTATATGCTTGACATGCATTGGAGTATGGTATACGAGCGTCCACCATCAGCAAGATCCTCCGACTTCTCAGTTAGTCTGCCGGAAGACCTCGACGACGATTGCATCCAGGAACAGAGAATCCTATACCCCAGCCCAAGACAGCCGTCCAATATGTCGTTCTTCTTACAGAATGTCAAGCTCTACCGCATAGTTGAGAAAGCAATTACCGACACAGCAACCCCTCGAAACCCAGCAGAGCTCCTGGTTTCGCTCGATAACGACTACCAGGAATGGCTGCGTGAGCGTCCACCACATCTCATCCTGGATATCGAAAACCCCAACAACGAACCGGCCTGGATTCTGGCGCTCCGTGGGAATATGGTTTGTATTCTGATCCACCGGCAATCCCTCGAACTGAGcctgcaccagcagcaatCCAGGTCTGAGGCGGCCAAACCAGAGTCGTCAATGACCGATAATATCCTCCGCTCCAGCCACCGGATCTGCGTCACCGCTGCAATAGAGTCCATAGATATCGTTGAGCTACGACACGAGCAGACTAAAAAGACCGCAGGCTTGGATTGGTATAATATCTACTACC TAttcaacgccgtcatcaCCCTCGTTTCATacatcctcaaccctctcTACTCCTCCGACCGTCGCGCCCTCGATAAGATGGACAAAGCCCTGCACATGATCAAATCCATGTCTAGGAACCATTCCTTCGCGAAATGGGCGCATTCCTTTCTCCAGCAGCTTACCAGCTACATGCATCAGTTACTCGTACCGCAGGAAGAAGGCCATACCCAAACTGAGACCTTGCGGCAGAGCACCAGCCAGGGATATACCTTTGCCAACGATGGAATTGCTTCTCTACCCGCGACGACAACAGGTGCTCCAACTGGGTTCCCTGATAGTAGCGCCGATCCCTTCCAGCTAGATCTGCAGACGATATTTGGGAATGCGCAGGATCTGTCGGCTAATCTGGAGACGCAGCTAGAGAGTTTTAGTGCCGGTGATCTTGCGGCGGATCCGATGTGGATGTTTGGTGAtggcggccatggtgtttga
- a CDS encoding 3-hydroxyacyl-CoA dehydrogenase family protein (COG:I;~EggNog:ENOG410PJ39;~InterPro:IPR006176,IPR022694,IPR006108,IPR036291, IPR008927,IPR013328;~PFAM:PF02737,PF00725;~go_function: GO:0003857 - 3-hydroxyacyl-CoA dehydrogenase activity [Evidence IEA];~go_function: GO:0016491 - oxidoreductase activity [Evidence IEA];~go_function: GO:0070403 - NAD+ binding [Evidence IEA];~go_process: GO:0006631 - fatty acid metabolic process [Evidence IEA];~go_process: GO:0055114 - oxidation-reduction process [Evidence IEA]), whose translation MAQLRADKSRIVAVRSVRTGKYVVRNFNDMSKVQQKCVTLLGAGTQGARLAYMWSRCGSPVNLIDKSQKQLELAGKKVLALREEGSVLGLLGGQWGDVTPATSEKLKHAIWESWLVIECVPESLSLKRAVAEELDQLAGPETIIASNSSSYTITEILEGLKTKYPDRLLSLHSCKSLLPPAQSKPKPQPDKDVTDWPPETSAIEIMGSGNTRPDIISLLKRKTGAHGFEPFHVQKPSMGYIYNRIWAAIKREALFALDEGVASPQEIDGIFKAVLKTPKGPCEQMDVVGLDVVLDIENHYADVRPGLPEEPRKYLQQMIAQGRLGVKTGSGFFEYGNTKK comes from the exons ATGGCCCAATTGCGCGCAGATAAGAGTCGAATTGTGGCCGTGAGAAGCGTCAGGACTGGCAAATACGTTGTTCGAAACTTCAATGATATGTCGAAAGTCCAACAGAAGTGTGTTACCCTCTTGGGTGCCGGGACTCAAGGGGCGCGTCTGGCATACATG TGGTCTCGCTGTGGAAGCCCCGTGAATCTCATCGATAAGAGTCAGAAGCAGCTTGAACTTGCCGGGAAGAAGGTTCTGGCTTTGAGAGAGGAGGGAAGCGTCCTGGGCCTGCTAGGGGGTCAATGGGGCGATGTCACCCCTGCGACGAGCGAAAAGCTCAAACACGCTATTTGGGAATCGTGGCTTGTCATTGAG TGTGTCCCTGAGTCATTGTCTCTAAAGCGAGCTGTCGCTGAGGAGCTCGACCAGCTGGCTGGGCCCGAGACAATAATcgcctccaactccagtaGTTACACGATTACTGAAATTCTGGAGGGACTGAAGACAAAGTATCCTGATAGGCTCCTGAGCCTACACTCATGTAAgtcgctgctgccgcctGCACAGTCGAAACCCAAGCCCCAGCCTGACAAAGATGTCACAGATTGGCCACCAGAGACCTCGG CTATTGAGATCATGGGCTCTGGCAACACGAGACCGGATATCATATCTCTTCTAAAAAGAAAAACCGGAGCTCATGGTTTCGAGCCCTTCCACGTGCAGAAGCCGTCGATGGGCTACATTTACAACAG GATCTGGGCGGCGATCAAGCGGGAAGCCTTGTTTGCGCTAGATGAGGGTGTTGCGTCACCGCAAGAAATTGATGGGATTTTCAAGGCCGTGTTAAAAACACCTAAGGGACCGTGTGAACAAATGGATGTCGTTGGGTTGGATGTGGTGCTTGACATCGAGAATCACTACGCAGATGTTCGGCCGGGTCTCCCTGAGGAACCCCGAAAGTATTTACAGCAGATGATAGCACAAGGCAGGTTGGGTGTTAAAACTGGCTCCGGGTTTTTCGAATACGGAAATACCAAGAAATAA
- a CDS encoding uncharacterized protein (COG:S;~EggNog:ENOG410PKV0;~InterPro:IPR036864,IPR007219,IPR001138;~PFAM:PF00172,PF04082;~go_function: GO:0000981 - DNA-binding transcription factor activity, RNA polymerase II-specific [Evidence IEA];~go_function: GO:0003677 - DNA binding [Evidence IEA];~go_function: GO:0008270 - zinc ion binding [Evidence IEA];~go_process: GO:0006351 - transcription, DNA-templated [Evidence IEA];~go_process: GO:0006355 - regulation of transcription, DNA-templated [Evidence IEA]): MSSPGQPGALPTQAAKRPAKRTKVACKPCHRRRVKCDAGEVRPCWHCRLRGTECELIDSRRGKYIRRIPAAAGASNVSPCIPTSTEANLGAPVPGTPRTGPEVTRCPAGPQSLGQAPSPPATADLVSSDNVREGYGSSEGPEMLFARLADAGPDVESPGVSTEVVRTYYMGESFSLAYVVRSLSGSSAHLQLHYPIPNDVAEHGHNSAEGLKDSDPATLAYLNMHGAFTLPPQDVRDEFLYIFFNYVQPAFPVLDRQGFCTLYRFNRASLLVQQTIYFLASIICSEDTLKRTGFLDRYSARRTFYLRAKALYDMDCEQNKDTLAAVLFLLAFWWEGPEDQKDTWHWLGAAIGLAQTLGMHRSTANSGMSSRQRSMWKRIWWSIYIRDRHAAAALGRPCRINDEDCDVEILDEEDFLVDHESASEFLPTECQYHRSYVIEMAKLAVMLGKLLNHQFSPRKVRLNIPSVDDLSKDLYEWEKNLPSELRRTSVDETLGAPFWSAMLHASYYNCQILLFRPDGRSYETEQPQLLNKKARAAADATTRIVEDLLTAETMAVGQLHLVPAIFAALTIHALTIRSTDAVQKQLAENRARQCILGMSELAKGWPVAGWILRLFIKLMKRLTGHGSYSAQIPDGISNRDRHLGQQSIQPLPNNSSPPSYSGGNTDQYLVTNNAPPRQGHEDFGIVETDQLISDVIWDSGQSDFDLDLSLFPSHLGFLQGRTF; this comes from the exons ATGTCCTCTCCAGGACAACCGGGCGCATTGCCGACCCAGGCAGCCAAGCGGCCAGCGAAAAGGACCAAGGTCGCGTGCAAGCCGTGTCATCGTCGGCGTGTCAAATGCGACGCCGGCGAGGTGCGACCATGCTGGCACTGTCGGCTGCGCGGAACCGAGTGTGAGCTGATCGACAGTCGGCGAGGCAA GTACATTCGAAGGATTCCTGCAGCCGCCGGGGCAAGCAATGTATCTCCCTGCATTCCGACATCAACTGAGGCCAATCTGGGCGCTCCCGTCCCTGGTACACCGCGTACTGGCCCCGAAGTGACCCGCTGCCCAGCTGGGCCACAGTCCCTCGGCCAGGCACCAAGCCCACCAGCGACTGCTGATTTAGTGTCCTCCGACAATGTTCGAGAGGGCTATGGCAGCAGTGAAGGCCCGGAAATGCTCTTCGCTCGACTGGCGGATGCCGGACCCGATGTGGAATCGCCGGGGGTGTCGACGGAAGTTGTGCGTACATACTACATGGGCGAGTCCTTTAGCCTGGCATATGTAGTACGATCACTATCTGGCTCGTCTGcccatctccagctccacTATCCAATCCCCAATGATGTTGCCGAACATGGACATAATTCTGCAGAGGGCTTGAAAGACTCCGATCCGGCGACGCTAGCATATCTCAACATGCACGGCGCCTTCACATTGCCACCCCAGGATGTAAGAGACGAGTTCCtctatattttctttaattatGTCCAGCCTGCCTTCCCTGTCCTGGATCGCCAGGGCTTTTGCACCCTCTATCGTTTCAACAGAGCATCCCTACTGGTGCAGCAGACCATTTACTTTCTTGCCTCAATTATTTGTAGTGAGGACACCTTAAAACGTACGGGTTTTCTCGATCGATATAGTGCTCGAAGGACATTTTACCTTCGTGCCAAAGCCCTGTACGATATGGATTGTGAGCAAAACAAGGACACGCTTGCGGCGGTGCTTTTCCTGTTGGCCTTCTGGTGGGAAGGCCCAGAGGATCAGAAGGACACCTGGCACTGGCTCGGGGCGGCCATAGGTCTCGCTCAAACCCTAGGAATGCATCGTTC GACGGCTAATTCTGGTATGTCATCCCGACAACGCTCAATGTGGAAGAGGATATGGTGGTCCATCTAT ATTCGCGATCGCCATGCAGCAGCGGCACTCGGCCGCCCTTGCAGAATCAATGACGAGGATTGTGACGTCGAGattctggacgaggaggactttCTGGTTGATCATGAATCTGCAAGCGAGTTTCTCCCCACAGAATGTCAGTACCACAGATCATATGTCATTGAAATGGCTAAACTTGCAGTCATGC TGGGAAAGCTTCTCAATCATCAATTTTCACCTCGCAAGGTGAGGCTCAATATTCCATCAGTGGACGATCTGAGCAAGGATCTGTACGAGTGGGAGAAAAACCTTCCTTCAGAGCTCCGCCGCACATCGGTGGATGAAACACTCGGTGCGCCCTTCTGGTCTGCTATGCTGCATGCCAGTTACTA CAATTGTCAGATTTTGCTCTTCCGTCCAGACGGTCGTAGTTATGAAACAGAACAGCCCCAATTGCTCAATAAGAAAGCAAGAGCTGCAGCGGACGCTACCACCAGGATTGTCGAAGATCTATTAACTGCAGAAACAATGGCCGTTGGACAGCTGCACCT GGTTCCTGCGATCTTTGCGGCCTTGACAATCCACGCTCTGACCATTCGAAGTACCGATGCAGTTCAAAAGCAACTGGCTGAAAACCGAGCTCGGCAGTGTATATTAGGAATGAGCGAACTCGCCAAGGGGTGGCCcgtggctggctggatcCTTCGTCTTTTTATCAAACTCATGAAGAGGCTAACTGGGCATGGATCCTACTCGGCTCAAATACCAGACGGCATCTCAAACAGGGACCGGCATCTCGGACAGCAGTCTATTCAACCACTGCCGAACAATAGCAGTCCCCCAAGCTATTCAGGCGGCAACACCGATCAGTATCTCGTAACCAACAATGCGCCTCCCCGGCAGGGGCATGAAGATTTTGGCATAGTGGAAACCGATCAGCTCATATCGGACGTTATATGGGATTCTGGCCAGAGCGACTTTGATCTTGATTTGAGCCTATTTCCATCCCATCTCGGGTTCTTACAGGGCCGAACGTTTTGA
- a CDS encoding flavin-containing monooxygenase (COG:Q;~EggNog:ENOG410PGZ5;~InterPro:IPR020946,IPR036188;~PFAM:PF13450;~go_function: GO:0004499 - N,N-dimethylaniline monooxygenase activity [Evidence IEA];~go_function: GO:0050660 - flavin adenine dinucleotide binding [Evidence IEA];~go_function: GO:0050661 - NADP binding [Evidence IEA];~go_process: GO:0055114 - oxidation-reduction process [Evidence IEA]), with translation MTNSTATNGPEPRTTSSTNGTPAYTVDEKPLGTARSIRVIAIGAGASGLNFARQIELHMPNIDLTIYEKNTDVGGTWFENRYPGCACDIPAHNYQFTWEPNANWSTFYARAPEILEYFRTVARKYDLYRHIKLNHRVVNAEWDETKGTWQLQIEDSATGATFEDSCHFMISASGILNNWKWPDIQGLHSFKGQLLHSAAWDKDVDWRGKKVAVLGCGSSGVQIVPTIQPEVEHLTTFIRTPTWITAGFAQSKAGPGGANFEFGQEQKKQFQKDPEAYLQYRKDIEHELNTRFKFILKNSPEQAEAVRFSINEMTRKLGEDSPLLKYMIPSFAVGCRRPTPGNGYLESLTKDNVRVVTSGIAEIVPDGIKLTTGEVISIDIFICATGFDISFRPRYPVVGLNGITLAEQWKVKPNAYLSLAVPNFPNHFMFLGPAAPIGHGSVLPITEHAAKYILHMIRKCQTQDVKSVSVSQEAVDDFNEHIQEFMKRTAWSTHCRSWFKNGTVDGPIVALHPGSRIHWFHMLNEPRYEDYIWRRQRANRFSYLGNGFSTKEGKGKDTAYYFDHPESGFEFIGDL, from the exons ATGACCAACTCCACTGCAACAAATGGCCCCGAGCCTAGAACAACGAGCAGCACAAACGGCACGCCCGCCTACACGGTGGATGAGAAGCCTTTGGGGACTGCCCGCTCGATCAGAGTCATCGCAATCGGTGCCGGCGCATCAGGCTTGAACTTTGCACGCCAAATCGAACTGCATATGCCCAACATAGACTTGACCATCTATGAGAAGAACACAGATGTTGGGGGCACTTGGTTCGAGAATAGATATCCAGGCTGTGCTTGTGATATTCCGGCTCACAACTATCAGTTCACCTGGGAGCCGAATGCGAACTGGTCAACTTT CTACGCCCGCGCCCCTGAGATCCTGGAGTACTTCCGCACTGTAGCCCGGAAGTATGATCTCTACCGACATATCAAGCTGAACCACCGTGTCGTGAATGCGGAATGGGATGAAACTAAGGGTACGTGGCAGCTTCAAATCGAAGACTCCGCAACTGGAGCCACCTTTGAGGACTCTTGCCACTTCATGATTTCGGCATCTGGTATCCTGAA TAACTGGAAATGGCCCGATATCCAGGGTCTGCATTCTTTCAAGggccagctcctccacagcGCAGCCTGGGACAAAGATGTTGACTGGCGTGGCAAAAAGGTTGCTGTGCTTGGGTGTGGCTCATCCGGCGTGCAGATTGTGCCGACAATTCAGCCAG AGGTCGAACATCTCACAACATTCATCCGGACTCCAACTTGGATTACTGCTGGGTTTGCCCAAAGCAAGGCCGGACCCGGCGGTGCAAACTTTGAAT TCGGCCAGgagcaaaagaagcaatTTCAAAAAGATCCGGAAGCATATTTGCAATATCGAAAGGATATTGAACACGAACTGAACACTAGATTCAAATTT ATTCTTAAAAATAGCCCAGAGCAGGCTGAAGCTGTTAGATTCTCTATTAACGAGATGACGCGGAAGCTCGGTGAAGACTCACCTCTACTGAAGTATATGATTCCCTCATTTGCCGTTGGGTGTCGCAGACCGACCCCGGGAAACGGATATCTCGAATCCCTAACCAAGGACAACGTCCGAGTGGTGACTTCGGGTATAGCTGAGATTGTACCAGACGGTATAAAGCTAACTACTGGGGAGGTCATCTCCATTGATATATTTATCTGTGCAACCGGATTTGATATCTCTTTCCGGCCACGCTATCCTGTAGTGGGCCTCAATGGCATCACGTTGGCAGAGCAGTGGAAAGTAAAGCCCAATGCGTACTTATCTCTGGCGGTCCCCAATTTCCCTAATCACTTCA TGTTCCTAGGTCCTGCAGCCCCGATTGGGCACGGATCAGTGCTCCCCATCACTGAACATGCAGCAAAATACATCCTTCACATGATCCGCAAATGCCAGACGCAGGATGTCAAATCTGTTAGTGTTTCCCAGGAAGCGGTTGACGATTTCAATGAGCACATTCAAGAATTCATGAAACGTACTGCTTGGAGTACACACTGTCGATCGTGGTTCAAGAACGGCACTGTAGATGGACCTATTGTTGCATTGCACCCAGGAAGTCGAATTCACTGGTTCCATATGCTCAATGAGCCTCGCTACGAGGACTATATCTGGCGGAGGCAGCGCGCGAATCGGTTTTCATACTTGGGCAATGGATTCTCCACCAAAGAAGGGAAGGGCAAAGATACTGCCTACTACTTCGATCACCCAGAATCTGGTTTTGAATTCATCGGTGATCTATGA